The Candidatus Abyssobacteria bacterium SURF_5 sequence AGGACCAAATCCAATGGACTCGAGACGACGCGGGATAACGGTTGCACTCATCGTTCTTGTAATCATATTTGCGGTCTGGGTATCAAGGACGGGCGTCAAGAAATCGATGCCTCCAGCCGAATTCGAAAAACCGGCAATAACTGAAGCTGAAAAACCGCGATCGATGGCAGGAACGCAGGTCCCCTCAACACAGGAACCGGCTGAACAAATTTTGGAGCAAGTGCAGGAAATTCCTCAGGAGGCTACGCCCGAACCTGCGCCCGAAATTGCTCGCGCTATTGCGCCCGTTGCCGGACAACCATGCTCACCGGACACTCCCGCAGTAGCGAAACAACGCTCTGCCGCCGCGCCTGCCGGAATGGTTTACGTTCCCGGTGGAATCTTTACGATGGGCGTCTCAACCGGAGCACAAGGCTCAGATGACATGCCCGCACATAATGTCTGTCTCAGCGGCTTTTATATCGACAGATTTGAAGTGACCAACGCGCAGTTCAAAGAATTTGTCGATGCGACAGGATACGTCACCGACGCCGAGAAGCAAGGCGCATCTGAGAGCGTGCGTACCTGGCGTCACCCGTACGGACCGGATTCGAACTTTGAAACGATGCTCGATCACCCGGCCATTTGCGTGAGTTGGAATGATGCCAATGCATACGCTGGCTGGATCGGAAAGAGGCTGCCGACCGAGGCGGAATGGGAAAAGGCGGCGCGCGGCACGGACGGGCGCATATTCCCCTGGGGAAACACGACGCCGGCCGGCTCAATTGCTAATGTTGCCGACAAGAGTTTTTCTGCGAAATGGAGCGCCGCCGGGATGGATGATTCCCATAAAACCGCCGCGCCGGTGGGGTCTTTCCCGACCGGCAAGAGCGTGTATGGCGCGGAAGATATGGCCGGAAACGTATGGGAGTGGTGTTCGGACTGGTGGGACAGTAAATATTACATGCAGAGCCCTCCGAATAATCCCGTTGGTCCGGCTACAGGTGAGTACAGGATAATCCGAGGAGGTTCCTGGTACTATCACCTTGATGGAGCAAAGACGACACAACGGATGTATTTCCGGCCTGACGGCAGCAGCGCCGCGATTGGATTCCGCTGTGTCTTAGAGGTGAAGTGACATTCCCATTTTCCCTCGCGATGTTCGATCCTCAACCGCCGATCCTTATACCCAGGAAGCAATGAGGCGGAAAATGAAGAACTTTCGGATAATCACATGCACCGCAATAGGGATATTGTTCTTCTTGCTCTCCGGGTGCGCCACGCTCGGATTGTTCAAGAGACCGTGGGTGGAATCCGTGCAAGCGAGCATCACCGGCATTGATTTCACCGGCGTCCGCCTGAAACTGGAAATGGATGTATTCAACCCACATTCTTTTCTCATTCATGCAGTGCCGGTCCAGGTGGGAATTGCCGTCAAGGGAAAGGAAATTTTCAAGAGTGACACGGCGGTGGAATCTTCGCTTCTTCCAAATCAAACAAGCACCGTTAGCCTTCCCTTAAAGCTTGCCTATGCCGACCTGGCGAAATTGGACAAAGACGTATCGAGCGCTTCGCAAGTCGATTATCTGGCGTACGGCGCATTGAAAACTCACATATTCGGCACTCCGGTCGAGATTCCGTTTTCGCGCAGTGGGACACTTCCGATCCTTCGCCCGCCGGTGCTATCGACCGTAAAAGTGCAACTAGCGGATGTTTCACTCACCAAGGCTCGGGTAATCGCAGATGCGGAAATAGAGAACCCGAATGTTTTCGATCTGGGAATAAAAGACTTGACGTTTGCGATGAATCTGGGAAGCGCCCAAATAACCGGTTTGAAGCCCGACGGCGAGACGGCTACGGTGACGGCGGGGAAACGGGACCGCATAATTTTGACGGGAGAACTCTCCGCCGGCAGCGGCTTAATTAATGTCTTGATGAATGGCGTCAGCGGCCATCCGGAATTAGCCGCCTCGGGATACCTGCAAACGCCCTACGGTGAAATCAAACTTTAGGCGCTTTTATTTCTTCGCCGGATCTCCGCGCATTTGACCAATGCGTACATTGCCTTGGCGCAATCCATCGGGTTGTCAAAGAATGGAACGTGCTTACCCTTGAAAATCTCGTAGACCGGACCGGCCAACTCATGCTCATTGGCGCATACAAGCGGCTTCCCATATTTTTCCGGAATCGCCGAGATTGCTTCGGCCAGGCGAATCCTCTTGATCATGTCCCCGGCTTTCATGTGGCGCTTGAACTGGCCGACGTGCGGCGTCATGATGAGGCCATCGATGTTGTCCTGGCGTGCAACGATATCGGCGATATCCAATATCGAGTCGTTGCTCTTGCGGGCAATACAATCAATCGGGTTAACGGGCGGAGGAGCGAATGCGCGCATGTGCTCGCGCAGGGACGCCTGCGCCTGTTCGCTCATTTCCGGCAAATCCATCCCCATTCGCGAACATGACTCGGCTGCAGTCACGCAGAAACCGCCAGCCGAAGAAATGACAGCTATTCGATTGCCTCTCGGAAGCGGCTGGTAACACAAGGCCTCGGCCATGTCGAAAATCTCCATGAAATCGTGCCAGCGAATGATGCCGGCCTGCCGACATGCCGCATCAAAAATTTCGTTGTTGCCGGCGATAGCGGCGGTATGGGATCGCGCGGCGCGCGCCGAGTCGCGCGTGGAACCGGCCTTGTAAATCAGGAGCGGTTTTTGCGCCACCACTTTCTTCGCCACCTCCACAAATCTGCGCCCGTCGCCCACGTCTTCGACATATCCAATCACGACCCGCGTCTGAGGGTCGTCCGCAAGATACTCAAGAAAATCATTAAAGCTAATGCATGCCTGGTTGCCGCAACTGACGAATTTATCGATGCCATAGCCTCTTGATTGTGTTGCATTGTACAGATATTCACCGAGCGATCCGCTCTGCGAAACGAAAGAGATCGGCCCTTTCGGGGGCAGATCCCAGAACAGCGTGTTTACGTTTGCCTGCGAGCTCCAGATACCCCAGCAGTTTGGACCAACAAAATAGAAGCCGGCGCGCTTCGCCTCTTCCGCGAGTTGCTGCTGGACGACCGCTCCATCGGAGCTGACTTCCGCAAAGCCGGCGGTAATGATGATGCCGCCCTTGACTTTCTTCTGGATACACTGGCGAAGGATGTCGGGAACCGCTGCAGCGTTGACAACTATCACGGCCAGATCTATGTCCGCAGGAATGTCGTGAATGCTCCGGTAGCAGGGAACACCCTGCACCTCTTGCTCATTCGGGTTCACAGGATACAGCGCATTTCGATATCCGGCCTCAAGCATATTGAGCATTGTGCCGTACCCCCAGCGGTCGCGGTTATTGCTCGCGCCGATAATGGCAACTGAGCGCGGTTTAAATATTGCGTCAAGCGAACATTTCAACTGGCTGTTCATTCACATCCTCCACGAGAAAGCTTCACATCACATCATTGACACCGGGTCCATATCGACGGTCAAGCGCGCCTTTGCGCCGTGAATTTTTTTGTGAGAATCGATTATGGCCTGCCCGATGCGCTTTAGTACCGCCGCATGCGGCGACAACAGCAGGAAGCGGAATCGATACCGTCCCTTGATCTTTGCAAGCGGCGCGGCCGATGGTCCCATAATCGTAAGAGTCCGCGCATCGGCGGCCTCGCCTTGCTTCGCCACTTCTGCGAGACGACGGGTTGCCTGTAATGCCTCCTTTTGCGAGGTGGAATCGACCAGCACATTCATCAGGCGCCGGTAGGGCGGGAACCCGACTTCGCGTCTCAGCTTCATTTCTTCCTGATAGAAACCCCGATAATCGTGCATTTTTGCGCACTGAATCGCATAATGCGCCGGATTGTAAGTCTGGATAATGACCTCTCCTCCCCGATGACTGCGCCCGGAGCGGCCTCCGACCTGCATCAGCAATTGAAAGGTCCTTTCGGCGGCGCGGAAATCAGGCAGATTCAAAGCCACATCAGCCAGCACCACGCCGACCAGAGTCACCCGCGGGAAATCAAGCCCTTTTGCCAGCATCTGCGTGCCGACCAGAATATCGAGTTCTCCTTCCCGAAAAGCGGTGAAGATTTTTTCATGCGCCCATTTCGTCGAAGTCGTATCGGCATCCATCCGCTGGATGCGCGCGTCGGGAAAAAGGTTCTCTATCTCTTCCTGCACCCGTTCTGTGCCGGTGCCGAATTTCGCGAGTTTCGCATTCCCGCAGTAGGGGCACTGCTGAGGGACAGGGCTGGTGGAATTGCAGTAATGACACTTCATTTTGTTCTCGGTCGCGTGATAGGTGAGTGCTACGCTGCAGTGCTGGCAGCCCAATGAGACGCCGCATTTGGGACACAGAAAAAAAGGGGTGTACCCTCGCCGATTCAGAAAAATGATCGCCTGTTCTTTCCGGGCGAGTTTTTCGCCGATTTTGAAAGCGAGTTCATCGGAAAGAATCCGCTCGACCGTCTGGCCGCGTTGCGCAGCGCGCAGATCGATCAACTGAATCTCAGGCAAGACCTGGCTCTGGACCCGCGCGCTCAGTTCGGTCCGCGCGTACTTCCCGAGTTCAACATTGTGGTATGTCTCCAGCGAAGGAGTCGCAGTACCCAGCACGACGACTGCGTTTGCATCGCGTGCTCGCATGATTGCAACGTCGCGCGCCTGATAGCGAGGGGTCTCATTCTGTTTATACGAAGCCTCGTGCTCTTCATCCACGACAATCAGCCCCAGGTTTTTCACCGGCGCGAAAATGGCGGAGCGGGCTCCCACAACTATGTTGAGAATTCCGGCCTTGATCCGCCGCCATTCGTCGTATCGCTCGCCCAGAGATAGACGCGAATGCAGCACGGCCACGGAATCTCCAAACCGTCCTCTGAAACGGGAAACCGTTTGCGGAGTCAACGCAATTTCAGGGACCAGAACAATGGCGCCCATTCCCTTTCTCGCCACAAAATCGATTGCCCGCAGGTATACTTCCGTTTTTCCGCTGCCGGTAATACCTTCCAGCAGCACCGTTTGAAACTGCTGCTGTTCAAGATGCCGCTGGATCAGGGCGACCGCCTCCTGTTGTTCGGCTGTTAACGTATGCACAGCTGTATCGTTCGCGGAAGGAGAGAGGGTTGGATATGACCGCACGATTTCCTTCTCGAATAACTCGACGAGCCCCTTCTTGACCAGTCGCTGGATCGTGTCATAGGAAGCTCCCGCGGATCGCGCGGCCTCAGCGGCAAGAATCTCTCCGCGATCAGCGATCAGCTCCAGCAGCCGCCCCTGCTTGATTGAGCCGCTTGCCAGGGTCGAGGCGGCTTTCACCGCGTCCACATGAGCAGGGATTCTCAGCGCCGTCAGCCGTTTCACGTGCTCGCTCCTGACGACCTCAGTCAGTCTGGTCACGATGCCGCTTTTCTCGAGCGACGAGAGCGCGCCGTACAGGCTGTCGTTCCCCATGGCCTTCTGGAGTTGTGCCAGACTCATTTTCCTTTTTTCGAGCAGGATTTTCAGAATTTTGAATTGAACCGGAGCCTGCTGCTCCAAGGTTGATACGATCCTGCTCAATTCGGATGGGGGAAGTCGATTCAGACTGATCCGGGTGCGGGAAGAGAGCCTGACGCCCGGCGGCAGAGCGCAATCGAGCGCCTGTCCCCAGGAACAGAGATAATACTCGGCTATCCAGCGCGTGAGCCGAAGAAGATATTCATCAACAAGCGGCTCGGCATCCAGCACATCGCAGACAGGCTTGATTTCTCCCTCCGGCGCCGTTTCGCTCAGTTCGATAACGAAACCTGTCGAAAGGTGTTTGCGAAGGTAAACCGATACACGGACCCCCGGCACCACGTATTCGGCAAGGTCATGCGGGATTGAATAGGTGTAGGAGCGATCGAGCGGCAAATTGAAGACAACCTGTGCAAACATCTGATTGG is a genomic window containing:
- a CDS encoding formylglycine-generating enzyme family protein, coding for MDSRRRGITVALIVLVIIFAVWVSRTGVKKSMPPAEFEKPAITEAEKPRSMAGTQVPSTQEPAEQILEQVQEIPQEATPEPAPEIARAIAPVAGQPCSPDTPAVAKQRSAAAPAGMVYVPGGIFTMGVSTGAQGSDDMPAHNVCLSGFYIDRFEVTNAQFKEFVDATGYVTDAEKQGASESVRTWRHPYGPDSNFETMLDHPAICVSWNDANAYAGWIGKRLPTEAEWEKAARGTDGRIFPWGNTTPAGSIANVADKSFSAKWSAAGMDDSHKTAAPVGSFPTGKSVYGAEDMAGNVWEWCSDWWDSKYYMQSPPNNPVGPATGEYRIIRGGSWYYHLDGAKTTQRMYFRPDGSSAAIGFRCVLEVK
- the priA gene encoding primosomal protein N', with the protein product MFAQVVFNLPLDRSYTYSIPHDLAEYVVPGVRVSVYLRKHLSTGFVIELSETAPEGEIKPVCDVLDAEPLVDEYLLRLTRWIAEYYLCSWGQALDCALPPGVRLSSRTRISLNRLPPSELSRIVSTLEQQAPVQFKILKILLEKRKMSLAQLQKAMGNDSLYGALSSLEKSGIVTRLTEVVRSEHVKRLTALRIPAHVDAVKAASTLASGSIKQGRLLELIADRGEILAAEAARSAGASYDTIQRLVKKGLVELFEKEIVRSYPTLSPSANDTAVHTLTAEQQEAVALIQRHLEQQQFQTVLLEGITGSGKTEVYLRAIDFVARKGMGAIVLVPEIALTPQTVSRFRGRFGDSVAVLHSRLSLGERYDEWRRIKAGILNIVVGARSAIFAPVKNLGLIVVDEEHEASYKQNETPRYQARDVAIMRARDANAVVVLGTATPSLETYHNVELGKYARTELSARVQSQVLPEIQLIDLRAAQRGQTVERILSDELAFKIGEKLARKEQAIIFLNRRGYTPFFLCPKCGVSLGCQHCSVALTYHATENKMKCHYCNSTSPVPQQCPYCGNAKLAKFGTGTERVQEEIENLFPDARIQRMDADTTSTKWAHEKIFTAFREGELDILVGTQMLAKGLDFPRVTLVGVVLADVALNLPDFRAAERTFQLLMQVGGRSGRSHRGGEVIIQTYNPAHYAIQCAKMHDYRGFYQEEMKLRREVGFPPYRRLMNVLVDSTSQKEALQATRRLAEVAKQGEAADARTLTIMGPSAAPLAKIKGRYRFRFLLLSPHAAVLKRIGQAIIDSHKKIHGAKARLTVDMDPVSMM